The segment CCACCGCGCTGGAGCTCCAGATAGAGGCTCGTCATCGGCGGGATTTCCCCCAGCTCGCGACTCAGGAGGTGCGGTGACTCGTTGAGGCGGTCTTTAAATTGTAACGCATCGTTTTTAGTTCCCAGCCATGCCAGCGACTCGGCGCTCAGGTTTAGCTTCACGCTCTGCGCTGTCTCGCTGCCGTGCAGATTGGTGACGATGATGTAAACCTGCCCGCTCTCTGCATCCCGCCGAGCATAAAAAGAGAGCCACTGGCTGCTATTCTCCGCATTCAGCGGCCTCACACTGCCATTGGCTAGCGCAGGCTGATTCATCAGGCGCAGCAGTCGGCCATAGCTGGCGCGGAGTTTGTTTTGCTGCTCAGTTGGTGCGCTGCGCAGTGCTGGTAGGCTCCAGTAATCAAAAATCGTCGTGCGCGAGTCATCGCCGCCGTGGCCCTCGGCCCCGAGGGCTTGCTCGCCGACTTCCTGGCCATTGTAGATCATCACTGGACCACGACCGAGGCCGAAAAGCAGCCCACAGACGCCACGGCCCACCTCCATTCCCAGTCCGCGCCATTGCTGCGGACTGGCGAGGCGCACTTCGTCGTGATTTTCGCCGTAGCGCAGACTGCGATGAAAACGCGGGCTGTCGGTGATGAGCGCATCGAGGTCATTCGCCCACTTGGGGCCGTCGTAGATGGCTTTCACCAGATCATACGTCGGATCATCATACACGGCATCGAAGCCCGCATCGAGCAGTGTGTCGAGAACATTACCATGGGTGAGCTTGGCAGGATCATTGTCATAGGCCTCGGCCATGAAGTAGGCATCGGAGTCGCGTTCCCGTGCTTTTTTCAAAGCGTAACGCCAAAACGGCATCGGGATCATGTGCGCCATGTCGCAGCGGAAGCCATCGACGCCAAAATTTTGCCAATAAGCCAGGATCGCGTCCATGCAGCGCCAGGTGCGATTTTCGGCGGCGTGATCGCCGGAGTGCTCGTGGACGAAGTTGATGCCGTAATTGAGCTTCACGGTCTCAAACCAGTCATGAGGGCTCGGAGTCCACGTCGCAGCATTGTTGCCTGTCACACGGCCAAAATCGTGTTCGAGCTGAAAAAGCCCATCGCAGCCGTTTTGACCGCCTGTGGGCAGTTTCAGCGGCGGAGAGCCGAGTTGCAGATAGTAGAAGTGATTGTGTGTGCTGAAAAACTGCCTGCGATCATCTCCTTCGCCGAAACTCAACTCTGGCCGTATGTCGCTGCGATAAGCGCGGGAGACGTGATTCGGCACAAAGTCGAGAATGACCTTCAAACCGTGCTCGTGGCAGCGCTGGACGAGCTCGCGGAATTCCTCCAGCCGCTTCGTTGGCTGCACCGCGTAGTCTGGGCACACGTCGAAGTAGTCTTTGATGGCGTAAGGGCTGCCTGCCTGGCCTTTGCAGATGTCTGCATCATCCGCAGGCTGGCCGATGGCGCTGTAATCCGTGCGCGTGGCCTGCTGAATGACGCCCGTGAGCCAGATGTGCGTGATGCCGAGCTCGCGGAGTGATTTCAGTGCCGCGTCGTCGATGTCTGCAAATTTGCCGCAGCCGTTTTCTGCGAGCGTGCCATGCGGTTTGTTTGTGGCGTTCTTGTTCCCAAAGTGCCGCACCATGAGCTGGTAGATCACGGGGCGTTCAGCGTGGAGGGAGGAACTGAGCGAGAAGATAATAGCGACGACGAAAACGCGACAGCAAAGTAGCCATCTCGCTCCGTCGAGATGAGCTGAGGGCTTGCGCAATCGCGAACGATTTCCACTTCCCATCACCCGCTGTTTTCTGCGGAGCGTTGGGCTCATCTCGCGGAGCGAGATGGCTACTTTGCTTCGCGGATTGTCACGTTGGGGGCTCATACTGGTGACTCGTCCCTCACGAATTGAGTCATCACAGCGGCGATGAGCATCGACGCACCGCCGAGCATCACGACTTTGACGGGATCGTTTTCAAAAAGCTGCTTCACCACGGGCTCCAGCGCCAGGGAGGCGAGGATCTCCGGAATCACGATGAAAAAGTTAAAGATGCCCATGTACACTCCCATCCGCCCCGCAGGAAGTGCGCCAGATAATATGGCATAGGGCATCGAAAGGATGCTCGCCCACGCGATGCCGACGCCGATCATGGTGCATTGCCAGAGTAGTTTGGCCTCCGGGCCTTTCAGGAAGCCGGTGGCAACGAGGCAGAGACCGCCTGCGATCAAGGCGAGGCTGTGGACGGCCTTGCGGCTGGTTTTTTTCGCTAGCGGCGGCAATGCGAAGGCGACGAGGAAGCAGACGATGGAATACAAAGCGAAGGTTTGGCCGCCAAACAGAGTGCCTTCATCAAAGGCAGGCGATTTGGCATCCAACGTGCCGAAAATCTGCTGCGCGGTGGCGAGGCCAAAGAACATCCACATGCAGAAAAGACCGAGCCAGGTGAAGAACTGCACCACGGCGAGCTGCTTCATCGTTTTCGGCATCTCTGCGATGGCCGAGCCGACTTCTGGCCCGCTGAGAACGAGGCCGATGATGGCTCCGATGCCGCCACCGATCACGACATGCCAAATCGTCAGCGCATGCTCTACAAGATGCCCACGAGCGACACCGAGTAACAAACCGGCGACAGCGCCGATGAGCAAAAACTTGGCGTTGAAGTGAAATGTCCGCTGTGTGGCCCGCTCACGCTGAAAGGCCTGCATGTCCTCTGGCGGATACTCTTTGCTGGTGAAGACGGTCCACAGAACGGCGAGCAAAAATGCCGCCGCTCCGAGCTTGAAGGCCCACATGACGGAGAGCGGGATGCCGTTGGCGGCATTGCCGGTGACGCCGAATTTGTCCAGGATGCTCGGCAGCGCATTGGCCACTGCGGCACCGATGCCGATGAAGAAGCTCTGCATCACAAAACCGACTGTGCGCTGCTCTGGCGGCAGTTTGTCCGCCACGAAGGCTCGGAAGGGCTCCATGCTGATGTTGATGGAGGCATCTAGCACCCACAGCATGGATGCGGCGACCCACAGTGCAGGAGAGTCCGGCATGAAAAACAGCGCGATGGATGAGAGGATGGCCCCACAAAGAAAATACGGCCTGCGGCGGCCGAGCGCATTCCAGGTGCGGTCGCTCATGCTGCCGATGATCGGCTGCACGATGAGGCCCGTCATCGGCCCCGCGAGCCAGAGGATGGGGATCTTCGACGGATCAGCGCCGAGTTTGGTGTAGATGGCGCTCATGTTCGCCAGTTGCAGGCCGAAGCCGAACTGGATGCCCAGGAAGCCGAAGCTCATGTTGAAGATCTCGCCGAACGAGAGACGCGGTTTGCTCATGCGGCGGCGAGTGTCCGTTTTTGGCCCCATATGGCAACCACGGCGGCTTGTTCAATTAGCCAATAGGTGTGCCACGGAGTCTATAAACTCACTTTGAGCCCCCATCCTGCTCCACGCTGGCACGCCGTGCACGGTGGATGGCACGCAGGCGCAGCAGCAGCCAGACAGTGAGCAGAGATGTGATCCCCTGGAAGAATGCGAAGCTCAGAGGCACAGCACGCTTCACTGGCAAAGGCAGATCGGTGCCTGGCACCATCACCGTGGGTGCCGCGATGGGTCCATAGGCCGGTGATATGGCATTGAGCCAGGTCGCCAGCGGCAGGAGCCCATTATTAGCGCTGCCGACGATGGTGCCGATGAGCACCGGCACCACGCCGATAAAAAGCACACACAGGAACAAGCGCCGCCCACCCCAGCCCTCCAGCACGGCATAGTATGCCAGCACTGGATTCGCCAGCACCAGCAGGAAAACCAGCGGTGCATAGGCTGGTAGGGAGTGACCAGGGAACCACTTTGAGTCCATGATTGCCTGAGCAAAGATATTCCAGCTCACCGCTGCCGTGGTGATCATCATCAACACAAAAGGCAGCGAACTGGCGGCATCACGCAGACGTGGCACGCGTGGTAGGGAGAGCTTTTTGGCCTGCCGCAGGCCACGCCACTGCACATCGAGTGCAGGCGTGATGATGAAAACGAGCACCAGCATGATGAGCAGCGAAATGATGCCATATAGACCGATCATGATGACGGCTTCCCGCAGTGTAGGGTCCAGTAACTTGCCCCACTGGAACCTGCTCATAAAAGCACGCGTTGGGAAAATGCTCCCTGGCTCGATGAGTGGCAGTGCATTGCCCAGCAGGAGCACCTGCACCCAGATGAAGAGAGCCACGGCCCATGCTTTCCCCAGTAGATGTGACTCCGCACGGCACCAGCGCCGCCAGACCATGGTGCCAAAGGTCAGCATGATGCCGCCTTGGCACACCAGGGTGAAGACGATGCTATCGAACTCTAGGCCAAAGAATTTCACCTGTGGATCGAGCTCACGGAGCACCTTCGCGACGCCACCTGCATCACGTGGCATGAAGAAGTGCCAGTTCTCCATCACCACCGGTCGGACTGTGAGGTATTCAAAAAAGATCAGCCCCGCCTGGGCGATCTGCGGCATCCCCGTATAGAGCATGGCGATGACAAACATCGACACCAGCGTGGCTGAGCGCCGATTCTTGATCACCATGCCCGCCGCCAGCGCTGTGACATGGTACATCAGTGCTGTGGTGATGAGCACGCCGTAGATCGACGCCCATGCACGCAGTGGCACCTGTCCATGGTATAGGCCCCAGGCGGTGAATGGCAGCGTGCTAGCAAACAGTAGCCACTCACGCACTGGCAGTCCTAGCCAGAATCCGACCACCTTTGCTAGGGGCGACATCGGCTGAAGGCGCTGGTAATCCATGACGCCCTCATCCGCCTCGGTGATGATGCCGCTGACTGCCTGGCCCACACCCATGAAAAAGAGGATGAAGGCCTGAATAATGAGCAGCGGGATCAGAGGCACACGCTCCGCATCCACTGGCAGCATGCCGCCGCGATACATCGACACTGTGCGTGAGATGAAAAACACAAACCCGCTCAAAATCAGCGTCAAAATCAGCCAAAGTGCCAATCCCTGCGGTCGCAGACGTGAGCGGCAGTAACGGCGAATGATGGGATTCGCCCAGATTTTCCATGCAGGACATGTCGGTGAGTCGTTCATGCCTTTTGTCCCTTTCCATTGCTTTCAGCCACATCGACAAGGATGTCTTCAAAGGAAGATTTCTGCTCTTCGAACACCGTGACGCGGAATTTTTCTGCGATGCAGGCTGTGAGTAGGTCCGCCTGCTCCTCGTCACTGCCAGTGAAATGAAAGCGCACTCGTTTGTCGATCAAGACGGCCTCACTCACGCCAGGGCGTGTGCGCAGCCACTCGCAGGCCTCGTGCTCACGATCCAGCAGGCTCACATGCACCACACGCTCCGCACGGCCCAGGAGCCTGCGCACCTGATCGACTGTGCCAGAGGCCAGAAGGCGGCCTTTATTCATCACGCAGAGAGACGTGCACATCTCTGCGAGCTCACTGAGGATGTGGGAGCTCACAAAGACCGTCGCCCCATCTGCCGCGAGCTTTCGCAGCACGAGGCGCAGATTCCGGCGAGAGAGCGGGTCCATACCGCTGGCGGGTTCATCGAGAATGAGCACTCGCGGGCGATGCAGCAGCGTTTTCGCCAGCACGAGGCGCTGGGTCTGGCCACGAGAGAGAGTTTTGCAGAGTTTCTCACGCTGCGGCATCAGATCGACCTCCGCTAAGCATTCATCCACCCGCACACGCCTTTGCGCCGCAGTGCCGAGGCCGTGCGCATCGGCGTAGAGATCGAGAAACTCCCACAGCTTCAGATCCGACGGCACCGGGGCGAGGTCTGGCATGTAGCCCAGCACTCGCCGCGCGGCCTCTGGCTCCTCTGCGATGTCGATACCCGCCAGCCGCACCTCACCATACGTCGGCTCCATCAGCGTCGTCAGCACGCGGAAGGTGCTGGTCTTCCCTGCCCCATTCGGTCCTACCAGACCAAAAACCTCACCCGCAGGCACTTGCAGCGTCAGGTCATTCACCGCCACGAAGTCGCCATAGTCCACTCGCAGGTCGCGGATGTCGATGGCGGCAGTTGCAGAAGTCATGAAGGGGCGGAGTCTAGGAGTAGCAGTTCACGACTCAAGCGCATAAATTCACCCATCTCATGAAGCCCAGCACCATCATCGCCCTTCTCACCGGCTTGCTCATAGGCGGCACGGCGGTTGTTTTCTTCCAGGCTTCTCTACCGCCGCCAGAAGGCAGTGCTGAGGAGAAGGCGGAGCTACTCAAGTCCGAGCTGACGAAGGCACAGAGCCGTATCGCGAAGCTGGAAGCCCAAATCCCCACGAAACCGGCCGATCTAGCCGCTGCAGCTCGTGGCGGCGCGGCGGATATTTTGGAGGATTTGAAGCATGGACGGCCCGTGGACCTCGATCGGCTCTACCAGAGGCTGAAGCCCGCGCTGCGTGATCTCGCACCCGTCATGGCGCATCTGCGGATGCGTGAGCAAAAGAAGGAATTCGCCCGCATCGCCGCGCACATGGGAGAGGCCTACCACCTCAACGAAACGCAGCAAAAAGCACTGCAAGTCTGGCTCGCCGAGCGTGCCATCGCGGATGCAGAGACCTTCAATCAAGTGGCCTTTGGCGAGAATAGCCGCATGGAGGACATCTTGAAGGCCATGAAGCTGCAAAAACCGAAAAAAGGGCTCGATGACTTCATGGAGCGCACACTGACTGGCTCTGAGAAGCAGCGTTACACGGCCGACAGGCTGGTGGAGCGCACCACCGCCATCGAAAACGAGGCCAACAACCGCCTCCAGCGCCTACACCAGGCCGTCCCGCTGGATGAGGCCCAGCAGGATAAAGTTTTCGCCATCATGGCCCGCAGCTCGCCGGATTTTGATCCGAATACCAAGCTCGGCATCTCGGTCGGCAATGACATGAGCGGCATCCGGCCCGGTGCTGACCGTGAATCCGCGATCATGAGCGTGCTCACAGCGGACCAGCGCCGCCAATACGAGGCCTATCGTCAGCGCCAACGCAGCGAGGCCGAGCGCAACGCCACCGAGATGGGTATCAAGCTGCCGGCAGACTGGGATGTCTTTGAAGAATGGTGAACAAGCTCACGCTCGCTTCGTCTCTTTGGCCAAAGCACGGAATTTCTCTGCCTCAGCACGCAGCTCCGCTTTTTCCTGCATCTGCTGCGCCGTGTAGGGGAAGCGGGTGCGCCAGTTGGCATCGCTGACGACGCCGTGGACGTTGAAGCGGTCTGTCATGCTGAAGAGGTCCGTGATCATGATGGCGGCGTAGCGGCTGGCGCTTTGCAGCAGGCCGCGCATGAGCTGCCATTTGATGGTGTCATTGTATGGTGAGTAATCACTGGTCGCGGGCATGTTGGCGAACTCGGCGAGCAGGCGCAGCTCGCGGCCAGCTTTCATGCGGTCTTCATGCTCAGGGGCGTGATGCATGTTGTGACGGCATCCGTCCCAGATCGCCGCCATCGGCGGATGATCATGCGTGGCATAGGTAGTGAAGCTGCACTCATCATAGGTGAGGCCAGAGATGGCCCGATCATCAGGCGTGACCTCCCACTGCGGCACTTTGAATCCGGGGATGCCGCGCTCGAGTAGATGCGGACGCACGTAGTCTGGCACGGCACCGAGATCTTCGCCCACGACTTCTGCGCCCTGCGCGGCGGATTGGATCATACGCAGGTATTTGTCCCCTGCGGCACGGTTCGCGGCGCAGTGTGCGGGCGTATCGTCATCGTTCTCTTTGAAATGCGGCAAGCGGTCGCCAGTGCGGGCTTTGGCCTCGTCTTCACTGAGTGGGAGGAACTCGGCATTGCGCTGCGGACGCCAGGGAAAGCTATAAATGCGGTAAAATCCGAGGACATGGTCGATGCGGAAGATGTGGAAGACATCGGTGAGCTTCGCGATGCGCTGGCGCCACCATGCGAATTTATCCTTCTCCATCACATCCCAGCGATAGAGCGGGATGCCCCAGTTCTGCCCCCATTTTTGCACGAAGAGATCGTCTTTGAAGATTTTCTCCGGTGGAGCACCGCCGCTCCATTCGAGATCAAAGAGCTGCGGATTGGCAAAGACGTCTGCGCTGTAAAAATTCACTCCGATGGGGATGTCGCCCATGAGCCGCACGCCGATCTGCGAGCCATAGGTCCGTAGCTCACGCCACTGGGTGAAGGCGATCCACTGCGCCCAGGCATGAAAGGCATCTGGCTGCACCGCCTGGCGAGCATCTGCGGGCCACTGGTCCCACAGCTCGTTCCCATGCACGTCGATGAGAGTGCGGAAGACGACGTAATCGACGAGCCAGGAGGCCTCTTGCTCACAAAAGGCCTCAAAGGCGGCGACTCGAGCCTTATCTTTGCCAAAACGCGAATACGCCAGCCGCAGCAGTTTCATCTTCACGCGGCGTGCAGCGGGGTAATTGACCAAATCGCCGCTAAAGTCCTCCCCCGCCTTTGCTTCGGCCACATGAGCCGCTTTGAGCTCTGGGATGGTCTGCGGGGAAATCTCCAGCAGCACGGGATCGAGCGCTACGGAGCTGATGGCATTGTAGGGGCTGTTATCCGGGCCTGTTTCATTGATGGGCAGTAGTTGGACAAAGCCGATGCCGTGCTGGGCAGACCAGTCCATGAGCTCACGCAGCGAGCGTGTGTCGCCGATGCCGAGATCGTCATCATGCCGGAGGGCGAAAACAGGAGCGAGGATACCAGCGGAGCGTTTGGTGGTCATAAAAGAGGGCCGTGATGATGTGGCGAGTCACCGCGAGATGCAAATGCCATGCCCAAAGTTGGCGAAATGGAGAAGGAGCAGAAATCGGGCTCCAAATTGGCAGGGGCGGCTAGAGCACGGCTTTCTTCACACAATTTCAGGAACGGAGTGCTCAGTTCTCAGTGCTCAGTGGCAATCACCAGGAGCAAATCAACTGACCACTAAGCACTAAGCACTAAGCACTAAGCACTAAGCACTAAGCACTGAGCACTCCGACGAGGCGGACACGAAAACAGACTGCGGTGTTTTTTTACCCAGAGTGCTAGAAATGCAGGCTAGAGCACGGCTTTCTTCACCTTGCCGAATTCTGCGTCCAGGAAGCGGCGGGCGAGGATTTCTGCCTGCTCGCTGTGATCGGTGAGGAAGAGTTCGAGCGTGGGCTTTGCTTTGGCGCTGCGCAGGAGGTTTTGCTGTTCCAGCAGGGTCTTCACCTGGGCGGCGCAGGTGCTGGCGCTGTCCACGAGGCGGACTTTCTGGCCGAGCATGCGCTTGAGCACGGGAATGAGCAGCGGGTAGTGCGTGCAACCGAGCACGAGGGTGTCGATGCCTTTGTCGAGCAGGGGTTTGAGGTAATCACGCAGCACGCTTTTGAGTGCGGGGTGGTCTGTCCAGCCTTCTTCGATGAAGGGGACGAGCAGCGGTGTGGCGCGGGCCTCGATGAGCACGTCTGGGCGGCGCATGGCGATCTCATGCTGATACGCGTGGCTGCGGATGGTGCCTGCGGTGCCGATGATGCCCACGCGTTCACAGCTAGGGTCTGCCAGGGTGGCATCCACTCCAGGTCCGAGCACACCGATGACAGGGACGCGAAAAGTGGCCTGCAAAAGCGGCAGCGCATGGGCGGTGGCTGTGTTGCAGGCGACGACGACGGCCTTCACACCATGACTGACGAGGAACTGCGTGTCCTCCATGCTA is part of the Verrucomicrobiaceae bacterium genome and harbors:
- a CDS encoding glutamate racemase, which encodes MPQPAPTSASPLGVFDSGVGGLTVVRALRELLPQESIIYLGDTARVPYGSKSPDTIRRFSMEDTQFLVSHGVKAVVVACNTATAHALPLLQATFRVPVIGVLGPGVDATLADPSCERVGIIGTAGTIRSHAYQHEIAMRRPDVLIEARATPLLVPFIEEGWTDHPALKSVLRDYLKPLLDKGIDTLVLGCTHYPLLIPVLKRMLGQKVRLVDSASTCAAQVKTLLEQQNLLRSAKAKPTLELFLTDHSEQAEILARRFLDAEFGKVKKAVL
- a CDS encoding ABC transporter ATP-binding protein, whose protein sequence is MTSATAAIDIRDLRVDYGDFVAVNDLTLQVPAGEVFGLVGPNGAGKTSTFRVLTTLMEPTYGEVRLAGIDIAEEPEAARRVLGYMPDLAPVPSDLKLWEFLDLYADAHGLGTAAQRRVRVDECLAEVDLMPQREKLCKTLSRGQTQRLVLAKTLLHRPRVLILDEPASGMDPLSRRNLRLVLRKLAADGATVFVSSHILSELAEMCTSLCVMNKGRLLASGTVDQVRRLLGRAERVVHVSLLDREHEACEWLRTRPGVSEAVLIDKRVRFHFTGSDEEQADLLTACIAEKFRVTVFEEQKSSFEDILVDVAESNGKGQKA
- a CDS encoding alpha-amylase; translation: MIYQLMVRHFGNKNATNKPHGTLAENGCGKFADIDDAALKSLRELGITHIWLTGVIQQATRTDYSAIGQPADDADICKGQAGSPYAIKDYFDVCPDYAVQPTKRLEEFRELVQRCHEHGLKVILDFVPNHVSRAYRSDIRPELSFGEGDDRRQFFSTHNHFYYLQLGSPPLKLPTGGQNGCDGLFQLEHDFGRVTGNNAATWTPSPHDWFETVKLNYGINFVHEHSGDHAAENRTWRCMDAILAYWQNFGVDGFRCDMAHMIPMPFWRYALKKARERDSDAYFMAEAYDNDPAKLTHGNVLDTLLDAGFDAVYDDPTYDLVKAIYDGPKWANDLDALITDSPRFHRSLRYGENHDEVRLASPQQWRGLGMEVGRGVCGLLFGLGRGPVMIYNGQEVGEQALGAEGHGGDDSRTTIFDYWSLPALRSAPTEQQNKLRASYGRLLRLMNQPALANGSVRPLNAENSSQWLSFYARRDAESGQVYIIVTNLHGSETAQSVKLNLSAESLAWLGTKNDALQFKDRLNESPHLLSRELGEIPPMTSLYLELQRGGDVVER
- a CDS encoding MFS transporter, producing the protein MSKPRLSFGEIFNMSFGFLGIQFGFGLQLANMSAIYTKLGADPSKIPILWLAGPMTGLIVQPIIGSMSDRTWNALGRRRPYFLCGAILSSIALFFMPDSPALWVAASMLWVLDASINISMEPFRAFVADKLPPEQRTVGFVMQSFFIGIGAAVANALPSILDKFGVTGNAANGIPLSVMWAFKLGAAAFLLAVLWTVFTSKEYPPEDMQAFQRERATQRTFHFNAKFLLIGAVAGLLLGVARGHLVEHALTIWHVVIGGGIGAIIGLVLSGPEVGSAIAEMPKTMKQLAVVQFFTWLGLFCMWMFFGLATAQQIFGTLDAKSPAFDEGTLFGGQTFALYSIVCFLVAFALPPLAKKTSRKAVHSLALIAGGLCLVATGFLKGPEAKLLWQCTMIGVGIAWASILSMPYAILSGALPAGRMGVYMGIFNFFIVIPEILASLALEPVVKQLFENDPVKVVMLGGASMLIAAVMTQFVRDESPV
- a CDS encoding 4-alpha-glucanotransferase gives rise to the protein MTTKRSAGILAPVFALRHDDDLGIGDTRSLRELMDWSAQHGIGFVQLLPINETGPDNSPYNAISSVALDPVLLEISPQTIPELKAAHVAEAKAGEDFSGDLVNYPAARRVKMKLLRLAYSRFGKDKARVAAFEAFCEQEASWLVDYVVFRTLIDVHGNELWDQWPADARQAVQPDAFHAWAQWIAFTQWRELRTYGSQIGVRLMGDIPIGVNFYSADVFANPQLFDLEWSGGAPPEKIFKDDLFVQKWGQNWGIPLYRWDVMEKDKFAWWRQRIAKLTDVFHIFRIDHVLGFYRIYSFPWRPQRNAEFLPLSEDEAKARTGDRLPHFKENDDDTPAHCAANRAAGDKYLRMIQSAAQGAEVVGEDLGAVPDYVRPHLLERGIPGFKVPQWEVTPDDRAISGLTYDECSFTTYATHDHPPMAAIWDGCRHNMHHAPEHEDRMKAGRELRLLAEFANMPATSDYSPYNDTIKWQLMRGLLQSASRYAAIMITDLFSMTDRFNVHGVVSDANWRTRFPYTAQQMQEKAELRAEAEKFRALAKETKRA